In Piliocolobus tephrosceles isolate RC106 chromosome 6, ASM277652v3, whole genome shotgun sequence, the following are encoded in one genomic region:
- the PNMA1 gene encoding paraneoplastic antigen Ma1 encodes MAMTLLEDWCRGMDVNSQRALLVWGIPVNCDEAEIEETLQAAMPQVPYRMLGRMFWREENAKAALLELTGAVDYAAIPREMPGKGGVWKVLFKPPTSDAEFLERLHLFLAREGWTVQDVARVLGFQNPTPTPGPEMPAEMLNYILDNVIQPLVESIWYKRLTLFSGRDIPGPGEETFDPWLEHTNEVLEEWQVSDVEKRRRLMESLRGPAADVIRILKSNNPAITTAECLKALEQVFGSVESSRDAQIKFLNTYQNPGEKLSAYVIRLEPLLQKVVEKGAIDKDNVNQARLEQVIAGANHSGAIRRQLWLTGAGEGPAPNLFQLLVQIREEEAKEEEEEAEATLLQLGLEGHF; translated from the coding sequence ATGGCGATGACACTGTTGGAAGACTGGTGCCGGGGGATGGATGTGAACTCCCAGAGAGCTCTGTTGGTCTGGGGCATCCCAGTGAACTGTGATGAGGCTGAAATCGAAGAGACCCTCCAGGCAGCGATGCCCCAGGTCCCCTACCGAATGCTTGGGAGAATGTTCTGGAGGGAAGAAAATGCGAAAGCAGCCTTATTAGAGCTCACTGGCGCTGTCGATTACGCCGCGATCCCCAGGGAGATGCCGGGCAAAGGAGGGGTCTGGAAAGTGTTGTTTAAGCCCCCAACTTCTGATGCTGAATTTTTAGAAAGATTGCACCTCTTCCTAGCTAGAGAGGGGTGGACCGTGCAAGATGTTGCCCGTGTCCTTGGGTTTCAGAACCCTACTCCGACCCCGGGCCCAGAGATGCCAGCAGAGATGCTAAACTATATTTTGGATAATGTTATTCAGCCTCTTGTTGAGTCCATATGGTACAAGAGGCTGACACTTTTCTCGGGGAGGGACATCCCAGGGCCTGGAGAGGAAACCTTTGATCCCTGGCTGGAGCACACTAATGAGGTCCTAGAGGAGTGGCAGGTGTCCGATGTAGAAAAGAGGCGGCGGTTGATGGAGAGTCTTAGAGGCCCCGCCGCTGATGTCATTCGCATCCTCAAGTCCAACAACCCCGCGATAACCACTGCCGAATGCCTGAAGGCGCTTGAGCAGGTGTTTGGGAGCGTTGAGAGCTCTAGGGATGCCCAGATCAAATTTCTGAACACTTATCAGAACCCGGGAGAAAAATTGTCTGCTTATGTCATTCGTCTGGAGCCTCTGCTACAGAAGGTGGTGGAGAAGGGGGCCATTGATAAAGATAATGTGAACCAGGCCCGCCTAGAGCAGGTCATTGCTGGGGCCAACCACAGCGGGGCCATCCGAAGGCAGCTGTGGCTTACCGGGGCTGGGGAAGGGCCGGCCCCAAACCTCTTTCAGTTGCTGGTGCAGATCCGTGAGGAGGAagccaaggaggaggaggaggaggctgaggccaccCTTCTGCAGTTAGGCCTGGAAGGGCACTTCTGA